From a single Gracilimonas sp. genomic region:
- the frr gene encoding ribosome recycling factor: protein MISEELQEIIDEAEINMDEATAYFKKELSHVRAGKANPALLEGIKVEYYGSQTPLQQLANVSAPEARLLVVQPYDKSSMEDIEKAIMSAGLGLNPNNDGERILIPLPVLTEERRKELVKHSKDIAEKAKISIRNTRRDANDAIKKKVESESLSEDSKYEAEDEVQSLTDKYTAKVDELLEKKEKEIMTV from the coding sequence ATGATATCGGAAGAATTACAGGAAATCATCGATGAAGCTGAAATCAACATGGATGAAGCCACCGCTTACTTCAAAAAGGAACTTTCTCACGTACGTGCCGGAAAAGCCAATCCTGCTCTGCTTGAAGGCATTAAAGTTGAATATTACGGTTCACAAACACCACTTCAGCAGCTGGCCAATGTAAGCGCCCCGGAAGCCCGGCTTCTGGTTGTTCAGCCTTATGATAAATCCAGCATGGAAGACATCGAGAAAGCCATTATGTCGGCCGGACTCGGGCTGAACCCCAACAATGACGGCGAACGCATTTTGATTCCGCTTCCTGTACTCACTGAAGAACGACGTAAAGAGCTGGTTAAGCACTCTAAAGATATTGCTGAAAAAGCGAAAATCAGTATCCGTAACACCCGCCGGGACGCCAACGACGCCATCAAGAAAAAAGTAGAGAGCGAATCCCTTTCCGAAGACTCCAAGTACGAGGCCGAAGATGAAGTGCAAAGCCTCACCGATAAATACACCGCCAAAGTTGACGAACTCCTCGAGAAAAAAGAAAAAGAAATAATGACGGTTTAA
- a CDS encoding four helix bundle protein — MKSYTDLEVYQLAYELAIEIHKMSMKLPKYELYEQGSQIRRSSKSIKDNIAEGFGRRRYKDEFVRFLIFAHSSCDETISQLNMISDIHFSKEPLTGLINKYDTLGRKLNSFIKYVETSWQT, encoded by the coding sequence ATGAAAAGTTATACAGACTTAGAGGTTTATCAGCTTGCTTATGAATTAGCTATTGAAATTCATAAGATGTCTATGAAGTTACCTAAGTACGAGCTTTACGAACAGGGAAGCCAAATAAGAAGATCATCAAAAAGCATAAAAGACAACATAGCTGAAGGTTTCGGAAGAAGGCGTTATAAAGATGAATTTGTTCGATTCTTGATTTTTGCTCATTCTTCCTGCGATGAAACCATTTCACAACTAAACATGATCAGTGACATACACTTTTCTAAAGAACCATTGACTGGTTTGATTAATAAATATGATACTTTAGGCCGAAAATTGAACAGCTTTATCAAATATGTTGAAACAAGCTGGCAAACTTAA
- the smc gene encoding chromosome segregation protein SMC, with protein MYISELDLQGFKSFAHKTKVKFDSGITSIVGPNGCGKSNIVDALRWVLGEQRPSLLRSSAMSNVIFNGTAQKKALGMAEVSLTFVNDKGILPIEYSEVTITRRLYRSGDSEYLINNTSCRLKDIMELFMDTGMGSDAYSVIELKMVEEILNDKNNDRRRLFEEAAGVTKYKDQRKKTIRKLESTRKDLQRVDDLLVELRKKARSLEIQAEKAEKAKVYKDELEIKDKAVTLHEFNKIKTELEPLQERITNADKEKKDINKSMEELEEADEKARAELIEKEKQQAEAQRRVSQLHNAIREADTNLRITKEKIENEKKVIAEYAKDIEQGKKDLKELNELLDSSRKKLESFDDDLEKSEKALEDSKKKYGQIQQQYNRERSELYEIEVQISATNNELNQLQTKRIKIESRLENTEGDLERINDEIVDLNDEIDNMNGEQGLIEKKLETLVVERDELEEELESAREKREQFAEKQNEIKDELRTLQSKKESLESEIRLMNDLASSNEAFPGSVKYLIENHRFDFKDMTTVSEIFNTDEKHAVALEAVLGDVLNFVVVKTLDEARRAAKILKENDKGRATFIPLDQLSATYPVKDGSLFDEVKSKREYSALKQLLLGNAKVFDSVEDAYSATKKDNELVGVTFEGEVVTNSRFFQSGSKSKNAGIRVGLKDKIEKLEKEEAKTTKEISKLEDYLQQIVEKYEKLDIGELSKSLKEKEQEVRRLEQQQHSLSSKIQVYQKNIGELVNRKDNLKSSEGTAQEELDSIQPKQKELQQKMLELDEQQQEKKDLLETLEDERSIAQSRYNDTQLKHQDLRNKVENLEKEVQRAETGIENVEKRIKNRTSMTEESKEEIDTLSARIKELQSSIEKNAEAKKKADEELEKAEEAAAKQRGKINEIEKELKEVRRRKEVNMELVHHLDMAREKMEMQSQALSDHIWETYGILMKQIERAEMPEDKTPEEVKERISWLKQKLNSIGEVNPLAIEEYKEEKERLDFYEEQIQDLEEAEEQLLETIDEINETATERFNKTFERIRVNFQKVFKTLFEADDYCDLLIEQDVEDPLEARIEIKAQPRGKRPSGISQLSGGEKTLTAIALLFAIYLVKPSPFCVLDEVDAPLDDANIERFAKMIKEFSEDTQFIIITHNKKTMSKAEMMYGVTMPTTGVSRLVGVKLDEVEDVL; from the coding sequence ATGTATATATCCGAACTTGATCTTCAGGGATTTAAAAGCTTTGCTCACAAAACAAAAGTGAAGTTTGACAGTGGGATTACCTCTATCGTAGGCCCCAATGGCTGTGGTAAATCCAATATTGTAGATGCCCTGAGATGGGTTCTGGGTGAGCAGCGCCCTTCTTTGCTGCGTTCCTCGGCCATGTCGAATGTGATTTTTAACGGAACCGCTCAAAAGAAAGCTCTGGGGATGGCTGAGGTTTCGCTGACTTTTGTAAATGACAAAGGCATCCTCCCTATCGAATACAGTGAGGTAACCATTACCCGAAGGTTGTATCGCTCGGGAGACAGTGAGTACCTGATCAACAATACCTCCTGCCGGCTTAAGGATATTATGGAGTTGTTCATGGATACCGGGATGGGCTCAGATGCCTATTCGGTGATTGAGTTGAAGATGGTTGAGGAAATCCTGAACGACAAGAACAACGACCGCCGCCGCTTGTTTGAAGAGGCCGCCGGAGTTACCAAATACAAAGATCAGCGTAAAAAGACGATTCGAAAGCTGGAATCGACCCGCAAGGATTTACAGCGGGTTGATGACCTGCTGGTTGAGCTCCGCAAAAAAGCCCGCTCGCTCGAAATTCAGGCCGAAAAGGCAGAGAAAGCCAAGGTTTATAAGGATGAACTCGAGATTAAAGACAAAGCGGTAACGCTGCACGAGTTCAACAAAATTAAAACTGAGCTGGAGCCTCTGCAGGAACGCATTACCAATGCGGATAAGGAAAAGAAGGATATCAATAAGTCGATGGAGGAGCTGGAAGAGGCTGATGAAAAAGCCCGGGCAGAACTCATCGAAAAGGAAAAACAGCAAGCCGAAGCCCAGCGCCGGGTTAGCCAGTTGCATAATGCCATTCGCGAGGCAGACACTAACCTTCGCATCACCAAAGAGAAAATTGAGAACGAAAAGAAGGTGATAGCCGAATATGCCAAAGACATTGAGCAGGGCAAAAAGGACTTAAAGGAACTGAATGAGCTGCTTGATTCGAGCCGGAAGAAGCTGGAATCGTTTGATGATGACCTGGAGAAGTCGGAGAAGGCCCTCGAGGATTCCAAAAAGAAATACGGTCAGATTCAGCAGCAGTACAATCGCGAACGGTCTGAGTTGTATGAAATTGAGGTTCAGATCAGCGCCACAAATAATGAGCTGAATCAGCTTCAAACCAAGCGCATCAAAATTGAAAGCCGCCTGGAAAATACCGAAGGTGACCTGGAGCGCATCAACGATGAGATTGTGGATCTGAATGATGAGATCGACAACATGAACGGCGAGCAGGGACTGATTGAGAAAAAGCTTGAGACGCTGGTTGTTGAACGGGATGAGCTGGAAGAGGAATTAGAATCGGCCCGTGAGAAACGAGAGCAATTTGCCGAAAAGCAGAACGAGATTAAAGACGAGCTCCGTACCCTTCAGAGTAAAAAAGAGTCGCTGGAGTCTGAGATCCGGCTGATGAACGACCTCGCCAGCTCGAACGAAGCTTTTCCGGGAAGTGTAAAATACCTGATTGAAAATCACCGGTTCGACTTTAAGGATATGACCACGGTCTCTGAGATTTTCAATACCGATGAAAAACACGCTGTTGCCCTTGAAGCCGTTTTGGGTGATGTACTGAATTTCGTGGTTGTTAAAACCCTGGATGAAGCCAGGCGAGCGGCTAAAATCCTGAAAGAAAATGATAAAGGACGCGCCACCTTCATTCCGCTCGACCAGCTTTCAGCCACTTACCCTGTTAAAGATGGTAGCTTGTTTGATGAGGTGAAGTCTAAACGGGAATACTCGGCGCTGAAGCAACTACTGTTGGGTAATGCCAAAGTTTTTGATTCAGTTGAAGACGCTTATTCCGCCACCAAAAAAGATAATGAACTGGTAGGGGTTACTTTTGAGGGTGAAGTGGTTACCAATTCCCGCTTTTTCCAGAGTGGAAGCAAGAGCAAAAATGCCGGAATTCGTGTTGGGCTGAAAGACAAAATTGAGAAGCTCGAAAAAGAAGAGGCCAAGACCACCAAAGAAATCTCCAAGCTGGAAGATTACCTGCAACAGATTGTTGAGAAATACGAGAAGCTGGATATAGGCGAGCTCAGCAAATCATTGAAGGAAAAAGAGCAGGAAGTCCGCCGGCTGGAACAGCAGCAACACAGCCTGAGCTCAAAAATTCAGGTATATCAGAAGAATATCGGGGAGTTGGTTAACCGTAAAGACAACCTGAAAAGCAGCGAAGGCACCGCCCAAGAAGAACTCGATTCCATTCAGCCCAAGCAAAAGGAACTGCAGCAGAAAATGCTGGAGCTGGATGAACAACAGCAGGAAAAGAAAGACCTGCTCGAAACGCTGGAAGACGAGCGGTCAATTGCTCAAAGCCGTTATAACGACACGCAGCTTAAACATCAGGACCTTCGCAACAAAGTGGAGAACCTGGAAAAAGAAGTTCAGCGGGCAGAGACCGGAATTGAGAATGTAGAGAAGCGGATCAAAAACCGAACCTCTATGACCGAAGAGAGTAAGGAGGAAATCGATACGCTGAGTGCCCGCATTAAAGAGCTGCAATCCAGCATTGAAAAGAATGCCGAGGCTAAGAAAAAAGCTGATGAAGAGTTGGAGAAAGCGGAAGAGGCAGCCGCCAAACAGCGCGGAAAAATCAACGAAATTGAGAAAGAGCTGAAGGAAGTCCGCCGCCGCAAAGAGGTGAACATGGAGCTGGTGCATCACCTGGATATGGCCCGGGAAAAAATGGAAATGCAAAGCCAGGCTTTATCAGACCATATCTGGGAAACCTATGGCATCCTGATGAAGCAGATTGAACGTGCTGAAATGCCTGAAGACAAGACCCCCGAGGAAGTGAAGGAGCGAATCAGCTGGCTTAAGCAGAAGCTGAATAGTATAGGGGAAGTGAACCCACTGGCGATTGAAGAATATAAAGAGGAGAAAGAGCGGCTGGATTTCTACGAAGAACAAATTCAGGATTTGGAAGAAGCCGAAGAACAGCTGCTCGAAACCATCGATGAGATTAACGAAACGGCTACCGAGCGCTTCAATAAGACCTTTGAACGAATACGGGTAAACTTTCAGAAAGTATTCAAAACCCTGTTTGAAGCCGATGATTATTGTGATCTTCTTATTGAGCAGGATGTGGAAGATCCGCTGGAAGCCCGTATCGAAATTAAGGCACAGCCTCGCGGTAAGCGACCATCCGGTATTTCACAGCTCTCCGGTGGGGAGAAAACGCTGACCGCCATCGCCCTACTTTTTGCCATTTACCTGGTGAAGCCTTCGCCGTTTTGTGTATTGGATGAGGTGGACGCTCCGCTTGATGACGCCAACATCGAACGTTTTGCCAAAATGATCAAAGAATTCAGTGAAGACACTCAGTTTATCATCATTACCCACAACAAAAAGACGATGAGCAAAGCCGAGATGATGTACGGGGTTACGATGCCAACTACAGGTGTCAGTCGTTTGGTGGGTGTGAAGCTGGACGAAGTGGAAGATGTGCTATAG
- a CDS encoding tetratricopeptide repeat protein → MKSLIPVFLILSFLLISCQPEKKQPDFESLPISVQTISLLGDTLKTDIQAIPQRYLIRIDSLSKLTYQEDRMVDHMIGEARKTAYAGDYRQAVQLFTDAINQFPDKPRLYRHRGHRYITLRAFDLAIDDFQRAAKLFEGQPDITEKDGLPNEQNIPLSTLQTNTWYHLGLAHYLKGEYDQANLAYENGLQVSDNTDMRVAFLYWKYMTLRKLGRDAKAGALLEQVSPDMELIENTSYHELLMVFKGVFSPDEIITEENSELDNATLGYGLGFWHHINGRGERAKEIWQGVYEVGNWAAFGYIASEAELAQS, encoded by the coding sequence ATGAAGTCTCTCATTCCGGTTTTTCTGATTTTATCATTTCTTCTAATTTCCTGTCAGCCCGAAAAAAAGCAACCGGATTTTGAGTCTCTCCCAATTTCGGTTCAAACCATTTCTTTATTGGGCGATACATTGAAGACCGACATTCAGGCTATTCCCCAGCGATATTTAATTCGGATTGATTCGCTGAGTAAGTTGACTTATCAGGAAGACCGGATGGTGGATCACATGATTGGGGAAGCCCGAAAAACTGCCTATGCCGGAGATTACCGCCAGGCCGTTCAGCTTTTTACCGATGCCATTAACCAATTTCCTGATAAACCGAGATTGTACCGGCACCGCGGGCACAGATACATCACTCTCCGGGCTTTTGACTTAGCCATCGATGATTTTCAGCGAGCTGCAAAACTTTTTGAAGGTCAGCCCGATATCACTGAAAAAGATGGCTTACCCAATGAGCAAAACATTCCGCTCAGCACTCTTCAAACCAATACCTGGTATCACTTAGGGTTAGCTCATTATCTGAAAGGAGAATACGATCAGGCTAACCTGGCTTACGAAAATGGACTTCAGGTTTCCGATAATACAGATATGCGTGTGGCTTTTTTATACTGGAAGTATATGACCCTAAGGAAATTAGGCCGGGATGCGAAAGCCGGGGCATTACTCGAGCAAGTTTCACCGGATATGGAACTGATTGAAAACACCAGTTATCACGAATTGTTGATGGTATTCAAAGGTGTGTTTTCTCCGGATGAAATCATCACCGAAGAGAACTCCGAACTTGATAATGCTACATTGGGTTACGGGCTTGGTTTCTGGCACCATATTAACGGCAGGGGAGAAAGAGCCAAAGAAATCTGGCAGGGAGTATATGAAGTCGGCAACTGGGCTGCCTTCGGGTACATTGCCAGCGAGGCTGAGTTGGCGCAAAGTTAA
- a CDS encoding asparagine synthase-related protein, whose protein sequence is MGWFIGIAGRNQSLKNSILSLTSSNDFNVESESFFLLAGGHHQTTHYQLDEDQKAGWVASGIGISTCEEPKLYDLDDWDQAIGKGVNHLHQINGHFSVCRWNDQTAELITDQLGIRNVFIHPANDFVLFSTRLDWIKKLIPHTTIDWEKFGSRWLAINQFSNGSFIQGVERISQGGHATITPEGVSVSNQRWNYNQREVGPQSFMNALSNFSTLPLKHGQPLSLGLSGGLDSRTLFAILLQQSNSNWTTHTFGEASHPDLKTATLLNGFYNKEHYVFEERIPEAKEIEDLLPDFIGQTMLTSTPSHFVGFQAYKKIQDLGFSVIDGGFGEIARRRFMNNILLRSKTALLKKDISALIPFLRLDRSDIFTEECNNSMISGLGEELEEEIDAMPDITEIGIENWLDLFTVRTRVPNAAGPEQARSDNELLNYMPFLQPDLIELALSLPVKDRKNARIFRTFIKRNTPKLQSAPLIKGDYSYPYWMKDYTSAIWMRLKQKFGMKYESPQTIDFLMTMEEYIRDLHNSKSAKEFSAYDHRKIDQLITGFYDNKNNDLAHQLNWWLAFEVFRQI, encoded by the coding sequence ATGGGTTGGTTTATTGGCATAGCAGGTCGTAACCAATCACTAAAGAATTCTATTCTTTCTCTTACTTCAAGCAATGACTTTAATGTAGAGTCTGAGTCCTTTTTCTTGCTTGCCGGAGGTCATCATCAAACCACTCATTACCAATTGGATGAAGATCAGAAGGCAGGATGGGTAGCATCCGGTATCGGCATTTCGACCTGTGAAGAGCCTAAGTTGTACGATTTAGATGATTGGGATCAGGCCATTGGGAAAGGAGTTAATCATCTTCATCAAATTAATGGTCATTTTTCGGTCTGCCGGTGGAATGATCAGACGGCCGAATTGATCACCGACCAGCTGGGAATCCGGAATGTGTTTATTCACCCGGCAAATGATTTTGTCCTGTTTTCTACCAGGCTCGACTGGATTAAAAAACTTATTCCACACACCACCATCGATTGGGAAAAATTTGGAAGCCGCTGGCTGGCCATTAACCAGTTTTCTAACGGTAGTTTTATACAGGGTGTTGAACGTATTTCTCAGGGTGGGCATGCAACCATAACCCCAGAAGGAGTATCGGTTTCAAATCAAAGGTGGAATTATAATCAAAGGGAAGTCGGACCTCAAAGCTTCATGAATGCTTTGTCGAATTTTAGCACTCTGCCTTTAAAACATGGGCAACCTCTCTCTTTAGGACTTTCAGGTGGGCTGGACTCACGAACCCTTTTTGCTATCCTTCTTCAGCAATCAAATTCAAATTGGACCACACATACCTTTGGCGAAGCAAGCCACCCGGATTTAAAAACCGCAACTTTATTAAACGGTTTTTATAACAAAGAACATTACGTTTTTGAGGAAAGGATTCCTGAAGCCAAAGAAATCGAAGACCTACTTCCTGATTTTATCGGGCAAACTATGTTAACATCAACCCCTTCACATTTTGTAGGATTTCAAGCATATAAGAAAATTCAGGATTTAGGTTTTTCAGTAATAGATGGAGGTTTTGGAGAAATAGCCAGGCGCCGCTTCATGAACAACATTCTCTTAAGATCCAAAACCGCCTTACTAAAAAAAGACATATCGGCCTTGATTCCCTTTTTGCGGCTGGATCGGTCTGACATCTTTACTGAAGAATGCAATAACTCGATGATTTCAGGTTTGGGAGAGGAACTTGAGGAAGAAATCGATGCCATGCCGGATATCACTGAAATCGGTATAGAAAACTGGCTGGACTTATTTACTGTTAGGACCCGAGTACCAAATGCGGCAGGTCCTGAGCAAGCTCGCTCTGATAATGAGCTGCTTAATTACATGCCTTTTTTACAGCCCGATTTAATCGAGTTGGCTCTTAGTTTACCCGTTAAGGACCGTAAGAATGCACGAATTTTTCGAACTTTTATTAAAAGAAACACTCCAAAACTCCAGAGCGCCCCTCTCATAAAAGGAGATTACTCCTATCCATATTGGATGAAAGACTATACCTCAGCAATTTGGATGAGGTTAAAACAAAAGTTTGGGATGAAGTATGAAAGCCCGCAAACCATTGACTTCCTGATGACTATGGAAGAATACATCCGAGACCTTCATAACTCTAAATCAGCTAAAGAGTTTTCAGCCTACGACCATAGAAAAATCGATCAATTGATAACCGGCTTTTATGATAATAAGAATAATGACTTAGCCCATCAGCTTAATTGGTGGCTGGCATTTGAGGTTTTTCGCCAGATTTAG
- a CDS encoding M14 family metallopeptidase, whose protein sequence is MKKFVFTAVAACFLVTGSVLAQLQSPAEFLGYELGEKWTPHYKVMNYFRHVADESPMVSLTQYGTTNEGRELMYAVVTTEANHQNLDEIRTNNLKLADLEAGTPSPNQKAIVWLSYNVHGNETSSSEAALNTVYKLVTEHANWLENTVVVMDPMVNPDGRDRYVNWYRSVVGEKKNVHPETREHDEPWPGGRTNHYYFDLNRDWAWQTQVESQQRIRVYNEWMPHVHVDFHEQGYNSPYYFAPAAEPFHMAITDWQRQFQTMIGKNHTKYFDEENWLYFTREVFDLFYPSYGDTWPTFNGAIGMTYEQAGHSAAGRGVITAEGDTLTLLDRLTHHTVSGLSTVEITAQNSKRVIQEFSDYFTNTNRNGAGEYKTFVVKKSSNLDKVSRLLRYLVNQRIDFGVASRSSNANGYDYSTGETGRVSIEGGDYVISTYQPKGTLVRVLFEPKPELADSLTYDITAWEMHYAYGVDGYAIKGQLDTEPLSMSMEDELTPVIDKPYAYLAKWNSIEDLRYLARLLDEGVAVRYAEKAFTLNGKEYAPGTLIITRNGNEKLGDKFDEIVKDEANLLNRIVTPVTTGFVDSGKDFGSSSVRYIEKPKVALLSGEGTNSNMVGHIWNYFDQQINYPVNLINADDVGSVNWDDYHVLILPDTYGSAIGSGELDAIKEWVSSGGTLIAVGSANNDLAGKDGFSLKRKERDNEESEDPEDKLQKYGEASRERAQYFNPGSIFQISMDTSHPLAFGYDEDYMSLKLGSSAFDYLANGWNVGAAKPGAHRSGFVGNKAKESLEHTLAFGVQDMGAGHVVYMIDNPLFRGFWHNGKLLFGNAVFFVGN, encoded by the coding sequence ATGAAGAAATTTGTTTTTACAGCTGTTGCAGCTTGTTTTTTAGTTACCGGAAGTGTGCTTGCCCAGCTTCAGTCACCGGCTGAATTTTTAGGGTATGAATTGGGTGAAAAGTGGACGCCCCATTATAAAGTGATGAATTATTTCCGGCACGTAGCTGATGAATCCCCCATGGTTTCACTTACCCAATACGGAACCACCAACGAAGGGCGTGAGCTGATGTATGCGGTGGTTACAACCGAGGCTAATCACCAAAATCTGGATGAAATCCGTACTAATAATTTAAAACTGGCTGACCTTGAAGCCGGTACTCCGAGTCCCAATCAAAAGGCGATTGTATGGCTGAGTTATAACGTGCATGGAAATGAAACCTCATCCAGTGAAGCTGCCCTGAATACCGTTTATAAACTGGTTACGGAGCATGCTAATTGGCTGGAAAACACCGTGGTAGTTATGGACCCGATGGTAAATCCGGACGGTCGTGATCGTTATGTGAACTGGTACAGAAGTGTGGTTGGGGAGAAAAAGAATGTACATCCTGAAACGCGTGAACATGATGAACCGTGGCCGGGCGGCAGAACCAATCACTATTATTTTGATCTGAACCGGGATTGGGCATGGCAAACGCAGGTTGAGAGTCAGCAGCGAATCCGCGTTTATAACGAGTGGATGCCTCATGTACATGTCGACTTCCATGAGCAGGGATACAATTCACCGTATTATTTCGCTCCGGCAGCCGAGCCGTTTCATATGGCGATCACAGACTGGCAGCGGCAGTTTCAGACCATGATTGGTAAAAACCACACCAAATATTTTGACGAAGAAAACTGGCTGTACTTTACCCGCGAGGTTTTTGACCTGTTCTATCCAAGCTACGGGGATACCTGGCCTACATTCAATGGGGCTATCGGGATGACCTACGAGCAGGCCGGCCACAGTGCTGCCGGGCGCGGAGTAATCACCGCTGAAGGGGATACGCTTACTTTACTTGATCGGCTAACCCATCATACCGTAAGCGGACTTTCTACAGTGGAAATTACCGCTCAAAATTCGAAACGGGTGATTCAGGAGTTTTCGGATTATTTCACCAATACAAACCGAAATGGAGCCGGCGAATACAAAACCTTTGTAGTGAAAAAGAGCAGCAACCTGGATAAAGTATCCCGGCTGTTGAGATACCTGGTAAATCAGCGCATCGATTTTGGAGTGGCAAGCCGTTCTTCCAATGCAAACGGATACGATTACAGCACGGGTGAAACGGGTCGGGTTTCCATCGAGGGAGGTGATTATGTGATTAGCACGTATCAACCCAAGGGGACGCTGGTTCGGGTGTTGTTTGAACCAAAGCCGGAGCTTGCAGATTCACTCACTTATGATATCACCGCCTGGGAAATGCATTATGCCTATGGAGTGGATGGCTATGCAATCAAAGGTCAGCTTGATACCGAGCCCCTTTCAATGAGTATGGAAGACGAGCTCACTCCGGTTATCGACAAGCCGTATGCTTATCTCGCAAAATGGAATTCTATTGAAGACTTGAGATACCTGGCGCGTCTGCTGGATGAAGGTGTTGCGGTCCGGTATGCTGAAAAGGCCTTCACTCTGAACGGAAAAGAGTATGCTCCCGGCACCTTAATCATCACGCGTAATGGCAATGAAAAACTGGGAGATAAGTTTGACGAAATTGTGAAGGATGAAGCGAATTTGCTGAACCGGATTGTGACTCCTGTTACTACAGGATTTGTGGATTCCGGCAAAGATTTTGGGTCATCTTCGGTCCGCTATATTGAGAAGCCTAAAGTGGCTTTGCTTTCCGGTGAAGGAACCAATTCTAACATGGTGGGGCATATCTGGAACTACTTCGATCAGCAAATCAACTACCCGGTAAATCTGATTAATGCAGATGATGTGGGTTCTGTAAACTGGGATGATTATCACGTGCTAATTTTGCCGGATACCTATGGCAGTGCTATCGGAAGTGGAGAACTGGATGCTATTAAAGAATGGGTAAGTTCGGGCGGAACCTTAATTGCCGTTGGAAGTGCCAATAATGACTTAGCCGGAAAGGATGGCTTCAGCCTCAAAAGAAAAGAGCGAGACAATGAGGAAAGTGAAGACCCTGAAGACAAGCTTCAAAAGTATGGAGAAGCTTCTCGCGAACGGGCACAGTACTTTAATCCCGGCAGCATATTCCAGATTTCGATGGATACCTCACACCCTTTAGCTTTCGGGTATGATGAAGATTACATGTCACTGAAATTGGGTTCTTCTGCTTTTGATTATCTTGCAAACGGGTGGAATGTTGGGGCGGCCAAGCCGGGAGCTCACCGCAGCGGTTTTGTGGGAAATAAAGCGAAGGAATCTCTGGAGCACACGCTTGCTTTCGGTGTTCAGGATATGGGGGCAGGTCATGTAGTGTATATGATTGACAATCCCCTGTTCCGCGGTTTCTGGCACAACGGTAAACTGCTGTTTGGGAATGCTGTTTTCTTTGTGGGGAATTAG
- a CDS encoding HipA domain-containing protein produces the protein MNRCPITYERIASGRYSKTGLNKLNPALKELKPLPFDRKEQVQEAQKRMTKMSIAGVQPKLSAQLSIKNESFKIVDRQGSYILKPQLSDYDEVPENEDVTMKMAKAAGIEVPLHGLIYAKDQSLLYFIKRFDRFGQAGKVHVEDFAQVAGMSRETKYNYSMEKVISLIDKYCTFPMVEKMRLFRRTLFCFLCGNEDMHLKNFSFIYRDQKTELSPAYDLLNTTIVMSNPVEEMALPLKGKKSNFTQAIFFKYFGEERMELNNKVLTTIKKDLWDARQEWERLIKISFLSDEKKEAYFEILEQRFQALN, from the coding sequence ATGAATCGATGTCCGATAACCTACGAGAGAATCGCCTCGGGACGGTACAGTAAAACCGGTCTTAATAAGCTCAACCCTGCACTAAAGGAGTTAAAACCTTTGCCTTTTGACCGAAAGGAGCAGGTTCAGGAAGCCCAAAAGAGAATGACGAAAATGTCGATAGCCGGAGTACAGCCCAAACTAAGTGCACAATTAAGTATTAAGAACGAATCGTTTAAAATTGTGGACAGGCAGGGAAGTTACATACTGAAGCCTCAGTTATCAGACTATGATGAAGTTCCTGAAAATGAAGATGTAACGATGAAAATGGCTAAGGCAGCAGGTATTGAAGTGCCATTACATGGATTGATCTATGCGAAAGACCAGTCGCTGCTTTACTTCATTAAGCGGTTCGACAGATTCGGGCAAGCAGGTAAAGTTCATGTTGAAGATTTTGCTCAGGTAGCAGGAATGAGCCGGGAAACAAAATACAATTACTCGATGGAGAAAGTAATTTCACTAATTGATAAGTACTGTACTTTTCCCATGGTGGAGAAAATGAGGCTATTTCGAAGGACTTTGTTTTGTTTCTTATGCGGAAACGAAGACATGCACTTAAAAAACTTCTCCTTTATATACAGAGATCAAAAAACAGAGCTTTCTCCGGCTTATGACCTTTTAAATACAACGATCGTAATGTCAAACCCCGTGGAAGAGATGGCACTTCCACTGAAGGGGAAGAAGTCCAACTTCACTCAGGCTATTTTTTTCAAGTATTTTGGAGAAGAACGAATGGAGTTGAATAATAAAGTGCTCACAACTATTAAAAAAGATCTTTGGGATGCACGCCAGGAATGGGAAAGGCTAATTAAAATCAGTTTTTTAAGCGACGAAAAAAAAGAAGCCTACTTTGAAATTCTGGAACAACGGTTTCAGGCTCTGAACTGA
- a CDS encoding HipA N-terminal domain-containing protein, with protein MRKAKVYMHNNEAGLLIEDELNQKYRFIYDDSYKGKAISVTMPVEDKEFKFEHFPPFFEGLLPEGVNLEALLRSKKIDRNDRFAQLMAVGEDTVGAVTVKEVKA; from the coding sequence ATGAGAAAGGCTAAGGTTTATATGCATAATAATGAAGCCGGTTTGCTAATTGAGGATGAGCTAAACCAAAAATATCGATTCATTTACGATGATTCATACAAAGGGAAAGCTATATCAGTAACGATGCCTGTTGAAGACAAAGAGTTTAAATTTGAACACTTCCCGCCTTTTTTTGAGGGACTGCTTCCGGAAGGCGTAAACCTGGAGGCTCTTTTAAGAAGTAAAAAAATTGACAGAAACGATCGGTTTGCACAATTGATGGCGGTAGGTGAGGATACCGTTGGGGCAGTAACTGTTAAGGAGGTTAAAGCATGA